GTGAAGTCACGATGAGACAGTATGGACTAGCGTTACATACAGACAAATATCAGATCAATATGATGTACGCTCACTGGGTAAATGGTACACACAATCGACGTGCCGTCTTTGAAGCGTATTTCCGCAAATTGCCGTTCGGTAATGGATATGCCGTATTTGCTGGGTTGGAGCGGATTGTGAATTATATCAACAATCTGACCTTTCATGAGGACGAGATTGCGTTTCTGGCGGAGCAAGAGGAGCAGTATGATGCTCGTTTTCTGGATGAATTAAGACAGTTCCGTTTTCACGGTAATCTGTATGCGATGCAGGAAGGCGCGGTCGTGTTTGCGGATGAGCCGCTGCTGCGTGTAGAAGGAACGATCATGGAAGCGCAGCTGGTAGAAACGGCACTGCTGAACTTTATGAACTATCAGACATTGATTGCGACGAAGGCGTCTCGTATCAAGCAGGTGGCTGGCGACGATATTTTGCTGGAATTCGGTACGCGTCGTGCGCAGGAAGCGGATGCAGCCATTTGGGGCGCTCGTGCTGCTTATATCGCTGGTTTCCACGGTACATCCAACGTGCTTGCAGGTGCCAAATTCGGTATTCCCGCTAAAGGGACACACGCACATGCGTGGGTACAGAGCTTTGGCAATGAACAGGAAGCATTTGACCGATATGCGGCAGCACTGCCAGATGGTGTAACCTTACTGGTCGATACGTTTGATACGTTAGGCAGCGGTGTACCACACGCGATCAAAACTGCCAAAGAATTAGAAGCTCGCGGTAAGAAGATGAGCGCGATTCGTCTGGATAGCGGTGACTTGTCCTATCTATCGATTCAAGCGCGCAAAATGCTGGATGATGCTGGTCTGCCGTATGTGAAGATCGTCGCATCGAATGATCTGGATGAAAATACGATTCTGGATCTGAAATCTCAAGGTGCGCGCATTGATACATGGGGCGTAGGAACACAGCTCATTACCGCTTCGGATCAACCATCGCTAGGTGGCGTATACAAACTGGTAGAGTGTGAGATCGACGGGGAAATGCAGCCTGTAATCAAAATCTCGGCTAACCCAGAAAAAGTGACGACACCGGGTAGCAAGGACGTATACCGGATTATCAGTACAGGTAGCGGCAAAGCGATTGCTGACTATATCTGTTTCCCGAATGAATCCGAGCCGCGCGAAGGCAAACGACTCAAGCTGTTCAATCCACTGCATCCGTATATCCGTAAATATGTATCGGATTATGAAGCGGTAGCGCTGCTACAGCCGATCTTCGTGGAAGGCAAACAGGTGTATGAATTGCCTTCGCTGCAAGACATTCGTACGTATCATGTAAGCCAGCTGGATCAATTCTGGCCGGAATATTTGCGCAAGCTGAATCCAGAAATTTATCGTGTGAATATCAGTCCGAAGGCATGGGATATGAAGCAACGATTGATCGCCGAGCACCTGCCGCCAGAAGAATTATAGGAGATGGCAGATCGACCTGAACCTAGGAATAAGAGATCAATCGGTATCGGATGATTTTTGTAAATATTTAAAGTGATATATGAGAACAATGATGAATGTGCGCTTTTGCAATAGAAGCTCTGTTTGGCAGCATACACCGAATGATGGTGAATATGCAGTCATACAGGGCTTTTTTGCTACATATAGGGGGGACATCAATCGTTGCACAGGAAGAATGAGATTCAAAATAGTAATGAAAACTTGCAATAATCATAGTTTCTATCAATGATATGTATAAGAATGATAGGTTTCAAACAGTTCAAGGCGTTTACAAATAAGTGTAATACGAATTACGATACATGCAGGACACAGAGCTATAAGCACTACCATCAAAAATGCGCGAAAGAAGGCTGT
The DNA window shown above is from Paenibacillus sp. JQZ6Y-1 and carries:
- a CDS encoding nicotinate phosphoribosyltransferase, with amino-acid sequence MRQYGLALHTDKYQINMMYAHWVNGTHNRRAVFEAYFRKLPFGNGYAVFAGLERIVNYINNLTFHEDEIAFLAEQEEQYDARFLDELRQFRFHGNLYAMQEGAVVFADEPLLRVEGTIMEAQLVETALLNFMNYQTLIATKASRIKQVAGDDILLEFGTRRAQEADAAIWGARAAYIAGFHGTSNVLAGAKFGIPAKGTHAHAWVQSFGNEQEAFDRYAAALPDGVTLLVDTFDTLGSGVPHAIKTAKELEARGKKMSAIRLDSGDLSYLSIQARKMLDDAGLPYVKIVASNDLDENTILDLKSQGARIDTWGVGTQLITASDQPSLGGVYKLVECEIDGEMQPVIKISANPEKVTTPGSKDVYRIISTGSGKAIADYICFPNESEPREGKRLKLFNPLHPYIRKYVSDYEAVALLQPIFVEGKQVYELPSLQDIRTYHVSQLDQFWPEYLRKLNPEIYRVNISPKAWDMKQRLIAEHLPPEEL